The nucleotide window CCTGTGAGCGAGTCCCAGGCCCCGCTACCCTTCGGCTTTGCCCGGCGCCACGGCGTGCTGCTGGACGGCGAAGGGGCTGCCGTGAGCCTGGTGATGCGTTGCGACGCGCCGCTGACTGCACTGGCCGAGGTTCGCCGGCTATGCGGCCGGGAACTGCCGATCCAGGTGCTGGAGCCCGCGCAATTCGCCACGCGTCTGGCCTGTGTCTATCGCCAGGGCCAGAGCGCTGCCGAACAGGTGGCCCAGGGGCTGGACGAGGAACTGGACTTGCTCAGCCTGGCCGATCAGCTGCCGCAGACCGCCGATTTGCTGGAGCAGCAGGGCGATGCGCCGATTATCCGCTTGATCAACGCGCTGCTCAGCGAAGCGGTCCGCGAACAGGCGTCGGACGTGCACCTGGAAACGTACGAGCAATACCTGTCGGTCCGCATGCGAGTCGACGGCCAGCTGCGAGAAATGCTCCGTCCGCGCCGGGAGCTGGCCAGCCTGCTGGTATCGCGGATCAAGGTCATGGCGCACCTGGATATCGCTGAAAAGCGAGTCCCTCAAGACGGCCGGATGGCGTTGCGGCTGGCCGGGCATGAGGTCGATGTACGGGTCTCGACCTTACCGTCGGCCCATGGCGAGCGCGTGGTGTTGCGCCTGCTCGACAAGCAGGCCGGGCGCCTGGAACTGCCACGCCTGGGCCTGCCGGACGATACCCTGGCGAGCCTGCTTCGGTTGCTCGCCAAACCCCACGGTATCGTGTTGGTGACCGGGCCCACGGGCTCGGGGAAAACCACCAGCCTGTACGCGGCGCTCAGCAGCCTCAACCACCAGAGCCGCAACATCCTCACCGTCGAAGACCCGATCGAATATCACCTGCCGGGCATCGGCCAGATGCCGGTCAACCCGAAGGTCGACATGACCTTCGCCCGTGGCTTGCGAGCCATTTTGCGCCAGGACCCGGACGTGGTGATGGTGGGCGAGATCCGTGACCGCGAGACGGCGGAAATCGCAGTCCAGGCCTCCCTGACCGGTCACCTGGTGCTGTCGACCCTGCACACCAACAGCGCCGTCGGCGCGATCACGCGTCTGGTGGACATGGGCGTGGATGCCTATCTGCTGGCCTCGTCCCTGGCCGGCATCGTCGCCCAACGGTTGTTGCGGGCCCTGTGTCCGTCCTGCAAGACCGCCTATGTCGCCGACGCCGCCACCTGTCGGCGCCTCGGGCTCGACGCCGACGCCGGGCCTCGGCTGTTCAGGGCCCGGGGCTGCGATGAATGCCAGGCAGGTTACCGGGGGCGTTTCGGCATCTATGAGCTGATCAGTGTCAGCAGTCCGTTGTCGCAGCTGATTCATCAGGGGGCTACCGAACAGGCGCTGGCGTTCGAGGCACGCAAGACCTCCCGCAGTCTGTTTCAGGACGGACGCCAGCGGGTCCTGGAAGGCCTGACCAGTGTCGATGAACTGCTGCGCATCACCCAGGAGGATTAGCGCGATGCCGACTTTCGACTATCGGGCCGAAGACACCCAGGGCCGGCGCCGCAAGGGACGGGTGGACGCCGACAGCGCCCGTCATGCCCGTCGGTTATTGCGCGAGCGCGGGTTGCTGCCCTGGGAATTGCGCGAGGGCGAGGCGCAAGCCAGCCTGGGCGCCCGCTTTGCCGGGGGACGCCTGAGCCCGGCCGACCTGGCGTTGTTGACGTTGCAGCTCTCGACGCTGATCCAGGCCGGGTTACCTCTTGAAGAATCCCTGCGAGCCGTGGCGCAACAGAGCCAGAAGCGTCGCGTCGTCCACTTGTTGTCGGCGGTGCGCACGCGGGTCATGGAAGGCCACGCATTGGCCACGGCACTGAAAGCGTTCCCCCAGGCGTTCCCCGAACTGTTCTGCGCCACCGTCGCGGCGGGCGAACAATCCGGTCACCTGGGCCAGGTGCTGGAGCAACTGGCGACTTACACCCAGGCACGTCAGGCGTCTCGCCAGCGTATTCAATTGGCGCTGGTGTACCCGCTGATTCTGCTGCTGGCCTGCGTTGCGATTGTCGCGTTTCTGCTGGGCTATGTGGTGCCGGATGTGGTGAGGATTTTCATCGACAGTGGCCAGCCGTTGCCTTGGCTCACCCAGGCGCTGATCGCGCTGAGCGATGGGGTGCGCCGCTATGGGGCGCTGATGCTGGTAGCCCTGGCCGGGATGTTCGGGCTGTGGCGCTGGAGTCTGCGCCAGGCGGTGTGGCGCCTGCGCTGGCATCGCCTGCTGCTCAGGCTGCCGCTGTTGGGCGACGTGTTGCGGGCGATGGAAGCCGCCCGATTCGCCAGCACCCTGGCGATCCTGAGCCAGAGCGCCGTGCCCCTGGTCGAGGCTTTGCACATCGCCGCACAGGTCATCGGCAACCTGACCATCCGCGCCCGCATGGCCGACGTTGCCCGTTCGGTGCGCGAGGGCGGGACCCTGACCCGAGGCCTGGAACTGGGCGGCGATATTCCACCGCTGATGCTGCACATGATCGCCAGTGGTGAACGGGTCGGCGAGCTGGATCGCATGCTGGCCCGTGCCGCCGAACAACAGGAGGCCAGCCTCGCGGCGCGGATCGCGCTGGTGGTGAGCCTTTTCGAACCGGCCATGTTGGTGGTGATGGGCAGCGTTGTGTTGCTGATCGTCATGGCCATTCTCCTGCCTATCTTGAGCCTCAACCAATTGGTGAATTGATCGATGAAACTTCAAAACTACCGGCCCGCACGCCTGCAACGCGGCTTTACGCTGATCGAAATCATGGTGGTAGTGGTCATCATCGGCGTGCTGGGCGCCATGGTGGTGCCGCAGTTCATGAGCCGGCCCGATCAAGCCAAGGTCACGGCGGCCCGCACCGATATCCAGGCGATTGCCACCGCGCTGGAAATGTACCGGCTCGACAATTTCCATTACCCGTCGACCCGACAGGGCCTCGAGGCACTGAGCAAACGTCCGTCCGGCACGCCAGTGGCAAGAAACTGGAACCCCAAGGGCTATCTGAAAAGCCTGCCGATCGATCCCTGGGGCACGCCCTATCAATATCTCCACCCTGGCCTCAAGGCTGCCGATGGCAGCTACGACCTGTACTCGCTGGGTGCCGATGGCGAGCCGGGCGGTGAGGGCGTGGCGGCCGATATCGGCAACTGGGTCGAATGAGCATGGGCCGGCGCTGCTGGGGCTTCACGTTGCTTGAACTGATGGTCGTCATTGTCCTGATCGGGGTATTGGCAGGCATGGTCAGCCTCGCCATCGGGCCAAGCCCGGCGCGTGAGGCGAGGCAGCAGGCACAGGACTTCATCCGTGTGGTGCAGCGGTTGCGCGAGCGAGCGGTGCTGGATGGGCTGGAATACGGTGTGCGGGTACAGCCTCGCGGCTATCAGGCGTTGCGACTCGGCCCCCGGGGGTGGACCGCCGTGGCGCCCATGCACCGGTTACCTGAAGGCATGACGCTGGGGCTGGAGCAGGACGGTCATGCCTGGGTCCTCGACGACACGCCAGGCACACCGCAATTGCTGATGCTCAGCAGCGATGAGATCAGCCCGTTCAGGTTGCTGGTGAAAATCGCCGGCCAGCGTATTGCGCGGGTGTCGAGCGATGGCCTGGCGGAGCCGTCGATTGATGAGTGAGTTTCGCCGACCGGCCGCCTGCCAGGGATTTACCTTGCTGGAGGTCATGATCGCCCTGTCGATTTTTGCCACGGTGGCAGCGGCGGCGCTGTCGGCCAGCCAGTTCGTGCTCAGGCAAAGTGTCGCGCTCGAGGACCGCCTGTTCGGTGCCTGGCTGGCCGACAACCAGTTGAGCGAGCTGCGCCTGCAAGCCGCCACTGCGCCGGGCCGACAGCACCTGACCCGGTCTATGGATCGTCGCGACTGGACCCTGCAACAGCGTATCGCCCCGGCCCGCGACCCCCGTCTGCTTCACGTCGAGATCCAGGTCGGCCGCGCTGGCAGCGCATCCGTCGTACACCGAATGACCGGGTGGATCCGCAACCGTCATGAATAGGCAGTCGGGGTTCACCTTGCTGGAATTGGTTATCGCCATCGCCCTCTTTGCGCTGCTCGGCCTCGCCGGTTGGCGTCTGTTCGACGCTGTCGTACGTACCCAGCAAGGGGCCGGTCAGCATGAGCGGGAAATCAGGGCCTTGCAGCGCGCCGTGGGCGTGATCGAGCGCGATGCCTGGCAGGCCGTGGCCGGGTCTGTCGTACTCGCCCCGGGGCGCCTGCAATTGCAGCGCAGCCATTGGCGCAATCCACTGGACCAGCCCC belongs to Pseudomonas sp. B21-028 and includes:
- the gspF gene encoding type II secretion system inner membrane protein GspF, whose protein sequence is MPTFDYRAEDTQGRRRKGRVDADSARHARRLLRERGLLPWELREGEAQASLGARFAGGRLSPADLALLTLQLSTLIQAGLPLEESLRAVAQQSQKRRVVHLLSAVRTRVMEGHALATALKAFPQAFPELFCATVAAGEQSGHLGQVLEQLATYTQARQASRQRIQLALVYPLILLLACVAIVAFLLGYVVPDVVRIFIDSGQPLPWLTQALIALSDGVRRYGALMLVALAGMFGLWRWSLRQAVWRLRWHRLLLRLPLLGDVLRAMEAARFASTLAILSQSAVPLVEALHIAAQVIGNLTIRARMADVARSVREGGTLTRGLELGGDIPPLMLHMIASGERVGELDRMLARAAEQQEASLAARIALVVSLFEPAMLVVMGSVVLLIVMAILLPILSLNQLVN
- the gspI gene encoding type II secretion system minor pseudopilin GspI; its protein translation is MSEFRRPAACQGFTLLEVMIALSIFATVAAAALSASQFVLRQSVALEDRLFGAWLADNQLSELRLQAATAPGRQHLTRSMDRRDWTLQQRIAPARDPRLLHVEIQVGRAGSASVVHRMTGWIRNRHE
- a CDS encoding type II secretion system protein GspJ, whose translation is MNRQSGFTLLELVIAIALFALLGLAGWRLFDAVVRTQQGAGQHEREIRALQRAVGVIERDAWQAVAGSVVLAPGRLQLQRSHWRNPLDQPRSERQTVSYRLEGAALWRDSFGEGTATLQRQKLLDDVRSLSWRLFDPQQGWQGETADDGWPLALELIVSAGRFERIRRVLLLPGALP
- the gspG gene encoding type II secretion system major pseudopilin GspG, which translates into the protein MKLQNYRPARLQRGFTLIEIMVVVVIIGVLGAMVVPQFMSRPDQAKVTAARTDIQAIATALEMYRLDNFHYPSTRQGLEALSKRPSGTPVARNWNPKGYLKSLPIDPWGTPYQYLHPGLKAADGSYDLYSLGADGEPGGEGVAADIGNWVE
- the gspH gene encoding type II secretion system minor pseudopilin GspH; the protein is MGRRCWGFTLLELMVVIVLIGVLAGMVSLAIGPSPAREARQQAQDFIRVVQRLRERAVLDGLEYGVRVQPRGYQALRLGPRGWTAVAPMHRLPEGMTLGLEQDGHAWVLDDTPGTPQLLMLSSDEISPFRLLVKIAGQRIARVSSDGLAEPSIDE
- the gspE gene encoding type II secretion system ATPase GspE, whose protein sequence is MSESQAPLPFGFARRHGVLLDGEGAAVSLVMRCDAPLTALAEVRRLCGRELPIQVLEPAQFATRLACVYRQGQSAAEQVAQGLDEELDLLSLADQLPQTADLLEQQGDAPIIRLINALLSEAVREQASDVHLETYEQYLSVRMRVDGQLREMLRPRRELASLLVSRIKVMAHLDIAEKRVPQDGRMALRLAGHEVDVRVSTLPSAHGERVVLRLLDKQAGRLELPRLGLPDDTLASLLRLLAKPHGIVLVTGPTGSGKTTSLYAALSSLNHQSRNILTVEDPIEYHLPGIGQMPVNPKVDMTFARGLRAILRQDPDVVMVGEIRDRETAEIAVQASLTGHLVLSTLHTNSAVGAITRLVDMGVDAYLLASSLAGIVAQRLLRALCPSCKTAYVADAATCRRLGLDADAGPRLFRARGCDECQAGYRGRFGIYELISVSSPLSQLIHQGATEQALAFEARKTSRSLFQDGRQRVLEGLTSVDELLRITQED